Below is a genomic region from Macaca thibetana thibetana isolate TM-01 chromosome 1, ASM2454274v1, whole genome shotgun sequence.
CGTTTTAGGTATTTGGTAACGACATccattctacacacacacacacacacacacacacacacacacacacacacacgcaggcgCACTCACACTGAAACGCGCACCGAAGCTCACACTTTTGAATACAAATTTCTGCTTGGAGGATGTGGTCGTTAAAGCTCTCCCAATTCCTCTAGCGTCCACGATTCCTTGGTTAACACTGTCTTTTATGCCTGCAGTGCCAGAAAGGAAAGCCACGTGAATCTGTGCGTTTTGTGTCATGAGCCCAACCTCGAAGCTGTTTATGGGGACAGAGGTCAACCCAGTGCCCTGGGCACCCCAGCACACATCAGAGCATCCAGAGGTCCAGGGTACGCTGGACATTCCAGGGATAGCTCAGTCTCTGGCTAAAGATAGTTACGGGTTCTTCCACAACCTATTTCTCAGAAATTAGGCTCTTCAGAGAGACTGGCGAAATAGGATGTAGACTTTCTCTCCCCTCCACCCCCGACTTAAATATCTTACTTTTTTAATGAGGGGAGGGGATAGTTTTGGCATCCAGGATTATGTCTTAATTTTTGCATGGTAGTGAAAAAATAGCACCGATTTTTCACTCCTCCACCATAGACATCCAATCCACAAACTCAAGTCATGGCTTGAATGTTAGAAAAGATGAAATGGCAGGTGTCAGCAAGGAGTGGAGGGTGAGGTTCCTTTTGCACTAGCCAGGGGCTGTGGGATCTCAAAGTGCTCATAGGAAGACAACATGCCAATTGCCATTTGTCTGGTAGTGAGCTCTCTTCCCCAGTCTTGCCTGGAGACAAATCTAAGATTCGCAGATTTCTGACAGTGGAACCGTGTGTGTGGAACAGACTTTGCCAATGCCTTTGGAGAACGGGTGCTGCTCTGGAACAAAGACACGTGCCAGGCCCAGAGAGTGCCTCCACTTCTAAGGGCGCTGTTTCAAACACACCCTGTTTGGGAACCttaaattttacttgaaaaaataaaagccctTCTCTTCCCTGCTCTGTATAAACAGTGGGGGCAGTGCTGCTTCTTGAAGAGAGAGGAGTGTgcatcatgatccacctgctgcGAGAATCAACGCTGCAGGGATCTGTCTTCACATCCCACCCTGATAACCTTCAAAACAAGATTCCTGGTTTTCGTTGGGTCGTTTCACATACGAAACAACCTAAAAATCAATTTCCCTTGATTTATTGCACCCTGGGGCAGAAGGAGTCTCCAGAAACCTTGAAAGTGAAGCAGCACCAGAGTTGATTTAAACTCTAAAGTCTCTAAGTAAGTCTCTATTTCTTGGCATCcacatgtgtttgtatatatacacctaaTAAGAAACCTGAATTTTACTTTACAATGTGCGAATACAATATAGCTTAAAGCTCTTACAGGAGACCCATTTATGTGGCCATATTGTATTTAATGTGGAAGCACCCGCCCCCGCTGCCACCCCTAACATGTTGTTCACATGCATCACTCTAGAACTACAGCAAACTTCAGCCCTCCTTCTGGATCCAGGAGCAGGGAAGACTATGAGCATCTCTCTTCCCTAGTCCCAGCCGCAGCCCCCCAGCGGCTCCTTTGCTGTTGTTGCCCTTAAGGCTTGAAGTTCTGCCAGGAAGAATTGCCAAGAAGAATTACAAACGTCCCACATAAGGGTCCTCCGTGATGAACATCCTTTCTTTTTCGGCCAGTTTCCTACTACAGGGAGAGCACTGGGAAGAGGCAAGAGCTGCCAAGAGGAAGGAGGCATCTTTCCACCTGCTAAGGGGCTTTCTCAGAACAGTCTTACCTCAGACCCCTTTTCAAAATGAACTTCCTTTGTTCGTTCCCCTATTCTCCAGGAAGATGACATTTTAGACTCTTCTGTCTTGGGGGGCTGCTAAAGAAACATTATCTATGCCCCACACAGAAAATGGCCTTGTTAATCTTCAAATCGAGCAGAAAACATGGAACTGTGGTTGCTTCTTgaccaaaaaatggaaaggaaactgGCTCCCAGGAAGCCCTATGCTTTTCTGGAAAACTGCTTCAATGATCACAATGCTGATCACCTTCTCCTACTCCTCTCAAAGTGGTTTCCAGATAGGACAGTACCAGTCCACAGACACCACTCTTTTACATCCTGCTGTTACCTCTCAGGGCTCATGGGCAGTGTTACTGAGGGCACCATGGTTAGAGCACCAGTAAAAGTAGGGCACAAAAAAAGGCAACAATTTGGGGAGACATTTTAATagttgacattaaaaaaaaaagacataatcaaGAGGAAAATTAGAACCTTATTGGGCTTCTTCTCGCTTATTTCACGgttaaaaatggcttttattttgaattgaatgTGGGAGAAGGTACCAAAACATTTTGTTTGCTTAAGATTTCTAGAGCTGTTATTTGGGCCACAGGCAGAACCTGAGGCAGACCCCTGAGATGTCCAAGAACCTTTCAGATTCACTGAGGGAAGGCTGGGAGTCAGCTCTGGGCAAAGCCAGTCTTCCAAGTGGGCAGCAGCCTCATTTTTCTGAGCAGCTGCAACTGGTTAGGAAAGGGCTTCCTGGGGACTGCTATCCTCATAGGAAGCAGGGAAGGTGTGGAAAGAAGCTCATGTAAGCTCCTGACTCAGGCTGGAGACTGATGCCCACCGGCATCACCGCAGTGAATGAAAAGTGTACAGCTAATAAAATGTTCAAAGATAGGTTTGCCTAGGAAATGCCAAAAGAAATACAGGAGGAAAGGGTGGGGGACAAAAGAAAGGATGGTCTAAGTGACACATCTTCAGCTGCCTAACCCTCAAGTCAAAATGATTCAAAGTTTTTATTGAAAGAACAGATGGAAGATGAGAGCATTTCTTGATGCAGGGCGGCACTTCTTGGGCATTCATATGCTGCACAATATATTATATCAATCTCCATATAGCtcaagatataaataaaatgaagaatatatTAAAACTCTTCTATTTGCCAGCAACCTCCCTTGGATTGCTAACACTGAATGAGAAAACAGTAGGAGAACGGAGGCTAAGAAAAACCAAGAGCTACTAATGTGACCCGATTGCTACTATTTATTTAGTGGAAcagccattattttctttcttcaacataTGTGTCTGataatgaagcaaaaagaaaggaaaataactaTCAATGTGCCATTTCAGAAACACACAAACATTTGttagctttttcattttattgatgttcttttaatatatgtatttaggatTAAACTAGTGTTCAAAACTAATAACCCAGCAATTCTGAATtagggctttattttttttaaaatacaagcacAGTTAGAGAACAGAGATGAAATTGTtgtcaaacataaaaatatgaattgaATTGCTTCTTTTTAGATGGATCTTTAACATTGACTTGACCATACGGACActgcagaagaaataaaacaaattattactaaatatttaacaATCATCTTGAAAAAGCAGACTTCTCATGGTGACAAAAAGAGACTGTTAACAATTTTATATAGATCATTTGATCTATCAGGTCCTGCAGACTAAGAGAATATTGGCAACCTCAGGCAAATGGTCCTAATTAGCATCCAAGAACCATTTCCTAAATTCATCCTTCCAAATTTAAGAATTTTACTGTCAAAAAAATCCACTTTTAGAAAATCCTCAAGTCCTCAATTTACAAAAAGCTCTTAGGCATTTGATTAGAAACAGCTAAGGGCACAGGAACATACATAAAATGGAAGGTTTAATTTTTAATCCTGGGTATAGTTAATACATGCATTTAGTGTCTATTCTTTAATTATAGAGTGGCCAGTTAAAGGAAATTACACCTTCTTGCACCAAAACATACAAAGTATTCTGTAAACAGAGGTTGTTACTGTTTATAATCTTGACCTATAACAATTTACCTCACCACTTTGCCTTTAAAAAGTAATAGTGAAGAAcccatttccatttattttttgcttataatAGGGAAGGAGAAGTTAGTTTATCTTAATTAGTGAACATAGAGAGGTACctattgaaataaacattttaggaaATGTATAGGCACTACATGCGGTACAATCTTGTTTCACAGTTATTTCAAACACAGACTGGAAAAAAGCCACAGGAAGAACCAGAAAGAGGAAGGGTGGgcagggggggagagagagaaagagagagagagagacaggaggaaaaatgggagggagtgaaggaagaaaagaagaaaagaaaaaatcattatcTGAAGGAAACCTACCTCTCAATGCTGGGTGAGTTTCTATTTATTCAACTAATAAAGAAGAGGGACCTAGTTTGCAACATTCTAGATTTCTTTTCCTGCCCTCTTTGTACTTGCCTAATGAAAACAACTTATTTGAAACCCCATGAAAAGTTTCCTTGTAATAAAGAGCTCCCATGAATTTCAAATCACAGCATTTCAAGGAATTGATGCTCACagtgaaattttacaaaattctaTTAACTTTAAAGGTCCTACGTTGGTACTAAGGACTTCATTGTCGTTGGCTAAAGTAGCTTGTAAAAAGTGCGCTCCAGGTCTATTTGGCTTTTTTATTTGACTTGTTGTTCAAATAATAGGTATTTACGAAGTTACAGAAGCACTGCAAACTGCTGCTGTAATGCGAGAATTGCTACTCACATGTCTGCAAGCAGAGCCACAACATTCACCTCTTTGCAAGTGGGCAATCTGTGTGAGCACCACATAGCCAGTAGCTGGATCCACATAGTTTAGCTGGCCAGcctgaagtgcaataaaatgaaacaattcatTAATCTCAATATTCATCATATCTCCTCACCATTATGTCTACTCATAAAATACtgcagaaaattttaaacaatattaaacttCTTCCCAGCAGTTTTAGTGGCACTTGCAATTAAAGACCAAAAGCACTCCAGCATTATATACAATCCAACTTTATGTGACATAAGGAGAAAATATACAgtttgagaaaaatgagaagttgATGGAAAAACAAGAACTCCTCTGTACCTAATAACTATGTAGCCACTGCTCTGAtatttttcatttggtttctAGGTAACAAGCTTAATAACAGgtgatttaaatgattttaagaGCTTAAGAGGCTGAAAATGAACTTTCACTCAGAAGTTGCAGTTGGAATTTCAGTACTTAAAATATGTGGATAATGatttaaacttacagaaaaggCGCTAATCAAAACCAACGGTTCTTATAGAAAAGTATTACCTTTGCTATTATTGAACACTTTCTTTACCTTCATGTGTTACTTCATTGcacattttatactatttttttttttttgctggtgtgttattagttgtatttttaagtgaaaaaaaagtattgttttaacATATTAACTCTCACTGCTTTGACAAGTTTGatcaaaagaaacttttattGTACTATTTCAAATGTCAAGGAAGTATATTCTATCTACATTCAAACATGACTTAAAAAGGCGTCTCAAGTACTTTGTGGGAAGGGAAAAGTAAATAACACAACCTTTTCTGTGGATTTGGGTCGTGTGGATGATATTACTTAGCCTTGGGTTTTTGTAGAGGAAAGTTCCCATGCACTTTTTATATAACCTTTTTACCACGCAATAACTCAGTGTGTATCAATCTTGTACAGAgcctttttcattaaaatatacatgaaactTGCATATCTTATGACAAACACACTTTGTATGAACCACCAACAACTTCTTCAGTGTCTTATTTAATGGCAGAATATTTTATTCTGGTTGAGGTTTTAACCCAATGTTTCATGAATAAAGTGTGTAGCAAAAGGACACGCACAGTTAAGTCTAGTCTCACCCTAATGCATTCCAGCAAAGGtagagcagggcagggcagcagAAATCCAAGCAAGTCCCAAGGCTGGTCTGAGAGAGGCTTCCCAAATCCAGTGGGACCACAGAAGCAGATTACAGGAAATCAGGAGCACTCAGCACTATCTTAGAATGACCGATTGTCAGGACctcacttctttatttatttacaaagcTCCTGTTTGGAGacttggaagaaaaacaaaaaaacactaggaACTCTGTAGCAGGCTTCTTTTCACTTTTCATAGCTTCTGGGAGTCTTCTGAGGGCAATTATCTGGCAACCTGGAAGCCTAACAGATTGCTCCTGCGCATGCGCCTGCTCTACAGCTTTCCATGTTGATTGAGCACCTCTGAGCTTGCTGGCTGCCCACAAAAACTTAATTTGTCCTCAGTAAATGAGCGTCACGTAATGGTGGCCACAGACAAAGATGAGGCAAGGGTGCTGACAGTTTGACTGGAGAGCAAGATGTTCAGTGATGCGCATCGGTACCCAGAGAAAGGTAAGAGAGCTATCTGCCTTGAGGCTGGAAGAAGGACCATCGTGAGGGGGCTCTGATTTGtcgaaaaagaaaaacaagcagctTGTTATTTACTGGGCTTACTTATGGTCTCCTGGATAGTCATTTAACCTGTGATACTGACATGATGAAACAGGTGTGGATTTCCCGAGTGAGAAAAAGTTCCTTTCCTTCCCTAGGCTGATTGAAAATTTCTTCACATGATACTGGTGTTTGCTCTAAAGagaatgaaatttttctttaatatctacCATATCTATATGGTGAATTAGAACaaattacatacttttttttttttttttaaaggagagcaTAACCAAGAACAATCAAAAGCTGCCAGTCACTTCCTGATGAGTCTTTATTCAGTTTCAACACTTGAACGGGTCAGACCGACATGGATTCTCAGGGCCTACTGTCATTACTGAAATAAGTCAATTTGAGGTAAGCTCTGAGATTTTCTTCTCTACCCCTTTGGCTTAAGTCATACCATATAATATCAGTCCCATCAAGTACtggaggcacacacacacagcttatTAAATGGGTTCATTTCATActtcttttctatctttagtcagtttctctttttttctgtttcttttgtaaagGTAATAACATAACCAAGCTGCCTTTAAACTCACGCAGACTGTGTTAGAAGGCGTAAAGGGAGAGAAGTTTAGATACTGGTACTAACAGGCAATTGTCAAATCcgcaaaacaagagaaaacagcTCGAGTGTCTACAAACGCCAGATTGTAGTTCCCTCTACTCCGCCCGCTAAGAGTTAAGAGAAAGGACAAGCAGccaatggaaaaattaaaataaatgtgtcaatgtcttatttttttcatttttaagaatcaCTGGATGGCTAAGTGTTCAACTGACAATgcagaaaaacacacatttttgttGTGACTTCTCAGTCTCTCCACTTTCTCCATCAATTCCTTGACACTCCCTTccgcaacacacacacatacaccacaaaAGAGTGCACCGGCAGTGGGTCCTACACCGCGACCGGAGTTTAGCTCGGACGCTGATTGGAAAACCAATCACACTCATACTCAAGACAGATACAGGGTAAATAAACCCTTTGTCTAGAACGCGAACTGTGGCCAGTTTTCCCGCGAAAAGGTCGGAGCTGGAAGCTAGTGTGCGTGCCGCGTGTCGCCCGAGGCAGGACAGCACCGGCGTCCAGCAACTCTTGCCTCTGCCGGGCGGCCTTCGGGTCTGGAGAGGCCCGGGATGCGCAGGCGCGCCGAGCCCCGGGCGGCCGCGGcggaggcggggcggggcggggcggggcggggcgggcaggAGGGGGTCTCACCGCGCAGGCGGCAGCGTGCAGCTCTGCGATCCGTCGCTCCGCCACCGTTAACTCTTCGCTCACCGAAGGCCTCGCCGCTTTCTCCGGCCTACTCGGCGTGCCGGGCGCGGAGCCGCCGCAGTTTTCCTCGTTAGCAGAGTAGAGGGTTAAACTGAGCTGCTGTCGGAACCCAGCTCGGACCCAGAGAGGTGCTGGCGGTGGGGCGGCGGGAGGTTGCCTCCAGAGCGCGGGACCCGCCAGTGCCCAGATCTGCCTGGCCGCCATGCCGCCGCCGGTCTTGGGAGGCGGAGCACCCGGCGCTGGGGCCCCGAGGGGCGACCAGCGCGGGCCTGAGCCCGGCGAGCCGGTCTTGGGCAGCTCGTGGCCACCGCTGCGTGGGGTCGGTTTGCGCTGCCAGGGGAGCAGGTGGAGGCCCACGGACTGAGCCTTCTGCCTTCACCACCGGGCCCGCTGCGGAAATAAAATGGGCTTTTAAGGCAGCTAACGAGGCTCTAATGAGCTGCCAGGACGGGGAAGAGCCTGCTGTTTCCACATCTTTGGACTTGAATTCTAAgctcttcttcttctccccccACGCCCACCCAGCTGAAAGGTTGACATTTTTTCTCATGTCAAACTGGACTTGGGATCATTCAGTATGATCTCCACTACTGTTAAGATCCCAGGAAGTGATCAAAAGACCTGAGGTTTGTGAATCACCACCTTGGGCCTATCCAGAAAAGGCTGAGTGTTTCCAGGTAATATGTGATACGAATAAAGGTGGAAGTGGAGCCTTCTTTGCTTGGTTCTTTGGCCCACCCTAAAATAAGGGCCAAAAGTAAAATCGTACACTGAATAAGAAAAGGTGTTGTGTTCATGTTGCTGAATAGTtacaaaatcaaaactaaaaccctttttcctttctgatagTTGAAAGTTATCTTGATACCGTCACAGAATTGAATTTGAGAAAATTATCGCAAGCCCAGGAGGTAATTTCAGGTGTTAGCATTAAATTAACACCACCCCTTCTTCCTACCCCCAGTCTGGGTTTCAAGAAAAGGAGGGCTGAAGAGTACCAATTTTGTTAGTGCTCTTCAATATTGAAGAACTGAGGGCAGGAATTTATCTTTGAGGACAAAAGTTGATTCTTCAGCTGTATAGGAGAAAGGTGACTAAACCACTATAGACCATCACTACgtgtttttttggtttctgtgttTACCATGCAACCCTGTAGTCATATTGTCATTTTCTTAAATCTTAGCAGGAGCTGATCGAAACAATCCTATTGGTTCATTAAAAATCTCAGTGAATTAATAAATTGGAATTCTGTTTTGcaaattggttttctttttgttggaaTAAAAAATTAGGATCTGGAGACTGTTTAGTAATCTGAGGAGAGTTTAAAATCTGGAAAGCGAAGGAGGGACCCTAGGGAAAGCTGCGGAAGAGTGGGACCAAACTTGAGATCACCAAAAATGAACAACTGTGATGTTACATTCACCATAAGTCAGGTCCCCGCACCAACAAAAACCTGAAATTAATTTATTGCATTGTCTTTAAAATTAAGGATCAGGATCCACTAATAGGCCATGTCATCGATTCAAAgggtagagacagcattttacaGGAATGAAATAGACTAGAccatatttaaatagaaaataatagaacTATCTTATCTAGGAAGAGTACGTATTGTTACATGAAATTCTTTTGGTGGAGATGAGAGGGTGTTAGTGACTGTAAAGGGCTTGAACAACAGAGATCTTGTGGGTAACAGAATAATTCTTTATCTTGACCATGATGATTACACAAATTTATATGTGATAAGATGCCATGGAGCTATACATACGTTGTTTTAATGTCAACTTCCTGGTTTTCATATTGTACTGTTAGCATTAAGGTGTGAgcattgggggaaactgggtgaagtaAATACAGTACCATATCTGCAACTGCGTGTGGacctataattatttcaaaatttaaaaactaattttattttttttgagacagagtctcactctgttgcccaggctggagtgcagtggtgcaatcatagctcactgtactcTCTAATTCCTGatttcaagtcatcctcctacctcagcctcccgagtagctggaactacaggtgtgtgccaccatgcttggctaattttttatttgtagacacggggtctcCCAGTGTTGcacaggctgcttttgaactcctagattcaagggctcctcccacctctgcttcccaaagtgctgtgattacaggtgtgagccatcacgcctggcctaaaaacaGCAATTTTAAAGAGATGTAGAAATGAATTTCGGATTATTTGGTAAAGCAGATTACTGAATTaaccaaaaacttttttttttctgtcttctccattCCCATTATCATTTAGATGTTGAATAGATTACCTGCCCCCTTCAattttcatttgatcttcataCTTTAGAGTCCATGTCATTTCTCACCAAGTAACTTTCATTCATTATGTCTCTTGTTTTAGAAAGCCTCCTCAGGGCTTTACCCTTAGCTTATTCTATCATGTGCTTATTTCTCAGATTCTCTGTGCTCATAGTAGACGAAACTGTATGAAAGTGGGGTACTAAGTCCCACCTTAGAGTGTTGCATAAAGTTTgaactttatttacaaagtatTTACATTTAGATTTGCCCTAGAAAGAGTCATTTTGTGCCACAACTCTGTGTGTAACATGTAATgtaatatttgatatattttataacattgaTTATATCATTTGGGATATTTGTGTTAATATTGAACATGCTTGTtatgttggaggtggggagatCAGAGAAATGCATTCCCCTAGATTTCattgatattaatttttaaataggtatGTTAGGACTCTCTAGGTTGCAAGATACAGATTACACAACTCAATCGGGTTACAATAAAACGAATGTGTTTGCTCATATAACCATGAAGCATGACTTGATTCAGGATTCAACAGGgcttggttttcatttttctgcttagCCTCTTCAATGCTAATTCTCTTTTCAGGCAGGCATTTTTCTCATTGGTGAAATATAGCTGCAGACAGCTCCCATGGTTTCATCCTTTCTGGTCCTTGTCCTGTCAGCCATATCTTTATCATGTGCCCATTTCAGAACCAGTCTTTTGAGTATAGATTATACTTAAGCCAATCAGGGTCTATCCCTGGATCTGCCTCTGGGCAACCAATCCAAATCTATTGCTGAAAATGGCCTGTATTAATGCTCAGGATACAATTCACAAAAGACCACTATAGCGTGActttcaaaagcaaagaaaattccGCCAGCCCACCCAGtcctttttaatatttagtatttaaaagttcatttttaaagtttttttatgtTCCTCTGTCCCCTCTAAAAGCCTTCCTTTGATTTCTCACAATTATTTGTGCCATttcaactttttgtatttttttgcattgttttccCAACAGGTCATAATAGGGAACAtgtcattttcatctttttatctcCACAGCCCAACTTGTACTTCTGCAGAAAGTATTACGGTACAAGgtgaataatgaataatgaatttttgaatggataaatgagtCAGCAGTTTTTTATTCTCAAATACATATTCCTAATTACTGGACAAAAATgtcatgaaattttaatattaaatttctaTACATAGTattgcatatttgaaaatatgtattgttgcaaatatttctgtaaaaaactAAGTGAAAGAGATACTAAATCTGAAATCTTAttgaattatattattaaataaaatgaccTATTTTACTGACAAATAAGACAGATGCATATATTATTAAATGATCTGATCTAAGCCCTTGAGATGCTGCCTTTGACTTTAAGTGTTACCTTTTAATGAATTATGAATGTATTGAGCTGATAGTGGACAAATTATTGCTGGAACCACAGAGCTACCAACAGACTTCTTGTCCATTTACTGCCGGTTTTGCACACTTCCATTTGGACACTGATTATGTATTTGATGTTTTCTAAATACCCGAATGGTGTGTTATGACATGTCATGCTCCATGTAGAGTGGATTTTCACTATCAATTCTTATGATTGAGAGCAAATGTTACATGCCCCTAAGGTTGCCTATAGGGaatctttgtttcatttaatcgGACATCCAATGGCACACTTTGTTTCACAGAGCTGGTCTTAGAAAATTCTTTTGGGAATTATAACCATTTCTATTTGCAAGTCCAGCAAATCTCTGCCGACTTCACAGTGGATGTGACTTCACTAGTGTTACATGCCTAGAGCACTGCTGCATTTGGCTCtcatctttccattttgtttttgttatcttGGACGAGTATAGATGAGCTATATAATATGAAGTAATCTAGCCATTTCATCTCTTCATCCACTCAGTCATTCTCTAATAGAATGGTAGTCTGGCTTCTACCTGCACTGCCAATTTAAAGTGTTACTAAATCCAGTGCACTTATACAGTACTCCCCTAACTAATACTCCTTGTACTTTTAAGGTGGTCAGTTTTCTGCCCCTCAAAGCTATTCTCTTGACTTCTTCAACCCCAAATtcttaaaatttgctttttatttttaggattattctttgaatttttaaagagcCCTTCTTCTGTCCTTTCCATCCTTAAATGTTGATTTTCTTCAGATTTCTTCAGCAATTCTCAGCCCACTGCTCTCACTGTATAATCCTTCTCCAAGTGATGTTATCCATGCTTATGTTTTTAATCTATTACCATGTAATGATTCTTTATCATGTTCAAAGCTTTTGAGAGCAACGTACCTATCTAGCCATCTGCCTGCTAGACATAGATGTTTAAAATCCCCAAACTCATCATGTCTAAAACAGACTTAATCACCATTGCCTTTGAAATcttacttttccatttattttcaattttaaaggcATGGGTGCCCAATCATTCATCAAATTCAGAGATCTTGGAGTAATTGTACACTTTTTCTACATCTCCCCATCCAGACCATCACCAACTCTTGCCAGTTTCATCTGTGAAGTCTCAAATTGTCTCCAATTTGTCAAAAAGTCTCAAGTTGGTCCTTTCCTTTGCTTCTATCATTGTTCGttgtctttatcatttctttccccTGACTACAGCTATAACAGAATGGTTTCTTAATGGAAATAATATATAAGGAGGGCTTACTGTGTATCAGGGCACTCTGATAAGTGCTGGagatttattattcatattttgcaTCTGCTGTTTAGTCTGACAAAAAATACCCTGTTCTCATCACCTCAATCTTCAGCTCATGTCCTTAATGAAGTTATACCTGTATTTAAAGCCTCAGCCTATGTGCCACCTTCTCTAGTAAGCTTTTCCTGACTGCTCACTCTACTCCTTGTCTCCTTTCCCCAGTCTTCTCTGCAGGCTGGCTCGGCACGCCACCCCATGGCTCCCATAATATCCAAAGCATGACTCTACTTTTGCACTTTCctattgtataattttatgttcATGAGTTTTTACTGCCAGACTGTGAGGTCTTTAAGGATAAAGATTGTCTTAATAATCTGTATCTCCAGTAGCACAAGTTCATaggaaatgctttaaaaaatgcttgtttaaacgaatagatgaatgaataatggCGGCAAAAACCTACATATGAGTAACATAgcaaataaattatacaaatgtatttttcccTAATATTTTATGGTTATGAAGCAGTATTGGGTTTTGCCAATACATCAGTTGTTCTCTGGCTATTGTTTATGAGACACAATATACTGAAATAACAACATACTGTGATTTTATTTGGCAATCCATTTAGTAAGTTTCCCCCAAACAGTCATTGAATTAATGGTAAGTGCAGTGTATGAGCTGCATTCCAAATGAAGTAAGTATATGTTGACAGTGAAGTGTAGCCTTGTTAACCCTGAACAATCATTTCAATTATAAACTACATGTATACAATCACTGTCACATAAAATATCCAGACTAATTACTTCTAGCCCTTTTGTTATACAAGTATTAGATATGAAACCCACTCCTATGTATATTTAGTATAACAGTGAAATCTCCAGGAACattgttagaaaaaaaaggaagaatttttacATTAGTAAGATAAATGGATTAGTATCATGCTTTTAAAATTGCATGGGCAGCCACTGTTTTGTAGGATTTCCCACATATCAACACATTTGTA
It encodes:
- the C1H1orf53 gene encoding uncharacterized protein C1orf53 homolog, with protein sequence MAARQIWALAGPALWRQPPAAPPPAPLWVRAGFRQQLSLTLYSANEENCGGSAPGTPSRPEKAARPSVSEELTVAERRIAELHAAACAAGQLNYVDPATGYVVLTQIAHLQRGECCGSACRHCPYGQVNVKDPSKKKQFNSYFYV